The sequence below is a genomic window from Bacteroidales bacterium.
AAACCTCAAAGAGGTAAAGTTTTAGCCGTTGGTACAGGTACCAAAGATGAAGAAATGAAAGTGAAAGTGGGCGATATTGTACTTTATGGCAAATATGCTGGTACCGAAATCAATATCCAAAACGATAAATATTTAATTATGCGTCAGTCGGATATTTTAGCAATTATAGAAGAATAATTAATTTAAAATTTAAAAATTTATAGATTATGGCAAAAGAAATTTTGTATAGCATCGAAAGCAGAGAATCCTTAAAAAAAGGGATTGACAAACTAGCAAACGCAGTTAAAGTAACCTTAGGTCCTCGTGGACGTAATGTGGTAATCGAAAAAAAATTCGGAGCTCCTCAAGTTACTAAAGATGGTGTAACAGTAGCAAAAGAAATAGAATTAAAAGACCCGTTTGAAAATATGGGGGCTCAATTGCTTCGCGAAGTGGCTTCGAAAACATCTGATAATGCTGGCGATGGAACTACAACGGCTACTGTTTTAGCACAAGCTATTATTAATATAGGTATTAAAAACGTTACCGCTGGTGCCAACCCAATGGAACTAAAACGCGGTATCGATAAAGCTGTTGCTTCAGTTATAGCAAGCCTCAAAAAAATGTCGAAAGAAGTAGGCGACGACTATAATAAAATTGAACAAGTTGCTCGCGTATCGGCAAACAACGATGCCGAAATTGGGAAACTCATTGCCGAAGCAATGAAAAAAGTTAGCAAAGAAGGTGTTATTACTGTTGAAGAAGCAAAAGGTATTGAAACTACTGTTGAAGTCGTTGAAGGTATGCAATTCGACCGTGGTTACATATCACCTTATTTTGTAACCAATACAGAAAAAATGGAAGCTGTTTACGATAATCCTTACATACTTATCCACGACAAGAAGATTTCTAACATGAAAGAATTCTTGCCTATACTCGAAGCAACTGTACAAACAGGGCGTCCATTGGTGATTATAGCAGAAGATGTTGAAGGCGAAGCTTTAGCAACCTTAGTTCTTAATAAGTTACGCGGCTCTATTCGTGTAATTGCTGTTAAAGCTCCTGGTTTTGGCGATCGTAGAAAAGAAATGCTCGAAGATATAGCTATTTTAACGGGTGGAACAGTCGTAACTGAAGAACGTGGCTTTAAACTCGAAAACACAACACTCGATATGCTTGGAACAGCCGAAAAAGTTATTGTTGACAAAGAAAATACAACTATAGTTAATGGTAGTGGAAAGAAAGATGATATTAAAGCTCGCATACAACAAATTAAAGCTCAAATACAAAACACCACTTCACAGTACGATAAAGAAAAATTACAAGAACGTTTAGCTAAATTAAGTGGTGGTGTAGCTGTTCTTTATATTGGTGCTGCTACTGAAGTAGAAATGAAAGAAAAGAAAGACCGCGTTGACGATGCATTACATGCAACTCGTGCTGCAGTTGAAGAAGGTATTGTTCCTGGTGGCGGTGTCGCTTATATTCGTGCTATTAACGACTTAGAAAAATTAAAAGGCGAAACCGAAGACGAACAAACCGGTATCGATATTATTAAACGTGCACTCGAAGAACCATTACGTCAGATTGCAGCTAATGCCGGATTAGAAGGGTCAGTAATTGTAAATAAAGTTAAGGAAGGTAAAGACGATTTTGGTTACAATGCACAAGCTGAAAAATTTGAAAACTTATTAACTGCTGGTGTTATCGACCCAACTAAAGTTTCACGTATTGCACTAGAAAACGCTGCTTCGGTTGCAAGTATTTTCTTAACTACCGAATGCGCTATTTCAGAAATTAAAGAAGAAAAACCTGCTATGCCAGCTGCTCCTGATATGGGTGGTATGTATTAATAAAAAAGAATATTCTTTTAAACAAAAAAGCCTGCCGATATGGTGGGCTTTTTTTGTTTTTATTTTAAAATAAGACTTTTGAATATCTCCTTTTTTATCATTGCGAATCATCTTATGTAATTGAGAAGAAGAAATTTATAAATAATTAAAATAAGATTGATTTTTTTTATCGCTATAACGAATTGTTGTTAGTTTTGCAAAGATCTCTTTTGAGACATTTTTAACCAAAGTAGAATGAATAAACAAATTCAATCAGTCTAATAAAAAAGTAATATTTTTAGAAGAATAAAACCTAAACCCACCGTCATACCGAGCCTGTCGAGGTATAACCATTCACAAACCTAAATAAACATTGGGGTCATTCTTCGACAAGCTCAGAATGACGAGCAAAAAGGTTGGACTCGAACAAAAAAAAGTTTTGCAAAAGTCTTCTATTGTTATTTTGCATCTACCTTCGGGTTTATATATAGTTCGGAATGAGCAAGAAAATTATATAAGTAAATTTGTAAAGCAATAAATGGAAGAATAGTTGTTACATAAAAGCAGCTTTTTTGTGCAAATCGTGTGCAAATTAAAAACGGGCTTCAAACTTAAAACGTCTGAAACCCTTTTGTTATTAGTCGGGGTAGTCAGACTCGAACTGACGACCCCCTGCTCCCAAAGCAGGTGCGCTAGCCAACTGCGCTATACCCCGAGAGTGCTAAATATTAAAATTTTCTTCTTGATTTTGATATTCAGCGTTTTGATATGATTGTTCGCGTTTATTATAACTGCGAAACATTCCTAAAAGCATTTTTGAAGCTTTTTCGTAACCTTCGTAATATTCGTTGTAGGTGTTTTCATCGATGTGTCCTAAATCTTTACAAATTTGTAAAATAGTAGTTGATTCGAAAATGTTACCACGAGCAGCTGTTAGGAAGTCTTTTTTCTCGTTGGTGTTTTTACGACCAGTTCCTTCAGCTAGGTTGATAACACTGTTTAAACTAGCTTTTTTCCAATGTTCAGCTAATAATGGATCAATCTGATTGTTGTTTTTTAAGAAAGTCAAAACTTTATTGTTTTGCTCTTTTACAACCTGATAAACATCGAGTTTTTCAAAATCAAACATGGTATATGAGTTTTAAGCGTTATTAAATAAATTTAACTTTAATTAAGCGGAGAGGGGGGGATTCGAACCCCCGGTACCGGTTACCCAGTACGACAGTTTAGCAAACTGTTGGTTTCAGCCACTCACCCACCTCTCCAAACGCGGGCACAAATATAGGAATTTTTTAAATTAAAAAAAAATTATTTTGAATCAATATTATTTCCTTTTGATAAAGAATCGCGCATATTGGTGTCGGCTTGTATATTTTTTATTCGATAGTAATCCATAATGCCCAGATTACCATTGCGAAAAGCTTCAGCAATAGCCATGGGAATTTGTGCTTCGGCTTCGATAACTTTTGCACGAGCTTCTTGTGCTTTTGCTTTCATTTCTTGTTCTAAAGCTACTGCCATAGCACGACGTTCTTCGGCTTTAGCTTGTGCAATATTTTTGTCTGCTTCGGCTTGGTCCATCATTAATTGAGCCCCTATATTTTTGCCTATATCAATATCGGCAATATCAATGGATAAAATTTCGAATGCTGTTCCACTATCTAAGCCTTTCGCTAAAACAACTTTTGAAATAGAATCAGGGTTTTCAAGAACTGCTTTGTGCGATTCGGCTGAACCTATAGAGGTAACAATTCCTTCGCCAACGCGGGCAATAACGGTTTCTTCGCCAGCACCGCCAACAAGTTGTTTTATGTTAGCTCTTACAGTAACTCGAGCTTTTACAATAAGTTGAATACCATCTTTTGCAACAGCAGCTATTGGAGGCGTATTGATGACTTTTGGATTTACTGACATTTGTACTGCTTCAAATACATCTCTACCTGCAAGGTCAATAGCTGTTGCCATTTTGAAGTTTAAATCGATATTCGCTTTGCCGGCAGATACTAAAGCGTGAACAACTTGGGCTACTCTACCGCCTGCTAGGTAATGTGCTTCAAGTTCGTTGCGATTGAGAACTAATCCTGCCTTGGTCCCTTCTATCATAGCATTAACAATAACGCGAGGTGGAACTTTTCGCCAACGCATAAGTATGAGCTGTAATAGAGAAATATGCACTCCAGATACTAATGCAGAAAACCATAAGCCGATGGGTACAAAATATAAAAGTATCCATAATACAATTAGTCCAATAGCGGACAAAAACAAAATTAAAGCACTTCCTTCAAACATAATTTATTTATTTATTTTGGTTTAACAATTAGAGTATTGCCTTCTACATTAATTATTTCTACTATTGTATTGGGTTCAATAATATTATTGTACGATTTTGCTTCGTAATATTCATTTTCAAAATTTACTTTTCCAAAAGGGTTTAGACGAGTAATGGTTATACATTCTTTGCCAATATATTTTGATTTGTCTTCGCCTAGAAAATTTACAGTGCTATCAATGGAAGTATTAAGCATGGCGCGTTTCCATGTTTTTGGTCTTAAAGAAATAATTAAGATGATTATAAAAGCTACTAAACTTATACCTAGGGTATAATGGCCTGTTGTTGTATTTATTTTAGAGTAAGATAAATATACACCTACAACCATTAGTGTAAAGCCTAAGAAACCAACGACAGTTGTACCTGGTATAACTAAAACTTCGAGTATAATTAAAACAATACCTATTAAAATTAAAGCGGATATAATTCCTAACATATAAAAATAAGGTATAATTTATTCAATACTTACAATAATACCCTTTTCTTTAAAGCTTTGAGCAAGTTTTTTAAGGTCATTTAAGTCCCCTTTTTTAATTTCGCATTTGCCTTTGTAATGTGCAATAAGTGCACACTGGCTTGCTTGATAAGGATCGTGATGACACAAATCTACTAATGTTTCGATAATAAACTCAAATGTATTAATGGAATCATTGTGAAGTATTAAATAATGATGATTATGTTGAGTAGATTCGTATATTGTTGACTGTTTTTTAGGAGAAGTTCTCATAAAATTCAATTTTTACAAATATACAATTAAAATTTGAAAATAAAAATATTTTTAAGAAAAATTATAAAATTATAACTTACATATTGTCAGATATATACGAATAATGGTTGATTATTGATTTAGCAATTCCTTGGCTTGTTTAACCGAGATACGTTGTTTGCCGTCGGTAGCAATAATAAACGCATCGGAAAAGCCTTGGTTTAGCAAATTGTTCTTACATTGAAGTGCTTCGTTGTATGTTTTGAATTTACCAGCATAATAAATGGTTGCTCCATCTTCTAACTGTTGATCAATACCATATTGACTTGAAATTTGTACAAACTTAGCAGCAATATCAAATGGAACTTTTTCTTTAAATGAACCAATTTGTACTCTATAAAATAGATTATTAATGTTTATATTGGCAACATTGTTGACATTAACGGGTTCGTAAGTGTTTTGAGTAGTAGGGAGAGTATTTATAACATCAGATTGTTGAATTACTGCATTGGGGTTCATTGCTTCGATGTTTGCCGCTTCGGCAAGGGTTATTTTTTGTCCTTTGTAATATGCAGAGACAAAAGCATCGGTGATTCCTAAAGCAACAATTTTATTCTTTTCGTTTTCAGCATCTTTGCGATTATTAAACTTACCTACAAGGTATCGAATAAAGTTGTATGCATGATCTTCGTACAATGGAGTTAAATTTTTAAGTGATGCGTGAGTTACAGGAGTTTTGTAAACGCCTATCTGAACAGTATAAAAAAGTTCTTGGGTATTGTTAACTAAGGTTCCTAATACAGGCTGGGCATTTACATTTTTGTTTTGAAGATTGTTGGGGGCGTTTATTGCTGCTATATTGGGTGCAACGGAGGTAACCATTTTAATTTTTTCGGCTTCGTTTTGAACTATTTGTTCGTACTCGCTTGATGAAGATTGTTTAATTATTTGACGAGCCTCAAAAAGGCTAATCCGTTTACCATTATAAAAAGCAACTACAAATGCATCTTTGTATCCCATTGGTCTGACATAATCGCGTACCATAATAGCAGCTGCTTCGGAGTAGAACATACCAACGAAATATCGGTAATATTTACTGCCTTCAAGTTTTTCGGCACTAACAGGCGATAATCCGGTAAAAGCATTTGGTTTAACAGGAGTGTTAAATGCTCCAATTTGAACTTTAAATACTAAACCTTGGGGCAATGGCGGATTGATGGGAATAGGATTGGCTTCGTTGTAAGGACTTGTGGGCATAAAGCTAAAGCCCATGGGGGTGGTAATATTGGTTGGTACTATGCTTGCGTTTTTGTTGATGGTAGCTTGATTCGTTTTTGTAGTTGATGTGTTTGTGTTAATCTCATTATCTTCGGGGTGAAGTATTTCTTCGTTTTTATTATTTAAATTTTCAGTTAATATTTTATTTTTGTCAGTATTGTTTTCGTTATTGATGTTTTGATTTTGTGCTGGGTTATCTTGTTGGTTATTTGTGGGGTTTTGCGCTAATATTTCGTTTTTCTCGTTATTATTTTCATTATTGATGTTTAGATTTTGTGGTGGGTTATCTTGTTGATTATTTGTGGGGTTTTGCGCTAATATTTCGTTTTTCTCGTTATTGTTTTCGTTATTGATGTTTTGGTTTTGTGGTGGGTTATCTTGTTGGTTATTTGTGGGGTTTTGCGCTAATATTTCGTTTTTCTCGTTATTATTTTCGTTATTGATGTTTTGGTTTTGTGGCGGGTTATCTTGTTGGTTATTTGTGGGGTTTTGCGCTAATATTTCGTTTTTCTCGTTATTGTTTTCGTTATTGATGTTTAGATTTTGTGGTGCGTTATCATTAGTATTTTGTGTTTTATTTTTTTTAGCATTTTCTTGTTCTATTTGTGCAAGTTCATCTTTAGTAATAGGAGTTACATTAGCGGGTGTTTTAATGACGATTAATTCATTGATTGATTGTTTTTTGGGATGTTTTTCTGCATATTCTTTAATTTCTTCTTCGAGTGGTTTTAATTTTAAATATAATCCAAATGCTTTTTCTTGTTGTTCGATGGCAGATTTTTCGAGTGAATCGGCTTGCAATAAGTAATTATATGCGATGTAAGGGTTTTCGGTAATAAACGATTTTTCTCGTAGTTGTTTTGCTTGTATATAGAGTTTATTAGCATTTTTTTCGAGTTGTTTTCCTTGTTTGGTTTCTTCTGATTTATCTTTAGGTCGTATTTCGGTAAATTTACTTTCGTATAATTTATAGTATGCGTCATTTACATTTTCGGTGAGTTCGGCAGCAGTAAATTTTCTTGAGAAATATTCTTTTTCGAGCTTAGGAATAGATTTTTCGGCTTTTTTCTTTTCGCTTTTGTTGGTAGAATGTTGAGCCATCTCTTTTGCCAAATTGAGTTTACTTTCGTATTTTTCGGCTTCGGTTATTAGTTGGTTTATGGTTTGATGTTTGGCAATAGCATCGTCTAAAGCTTGTTTTTCAATTTCGCTAAGATTAAGATTGGCAATTACACGTTCGGTTTTTATACGAATAACCTCGTCGACATTGACTGGGTTATCGAGTGCTTCGAGTTTGTCGATTTTTGTGAGGTTATTGGTGGCTACAAATTCAACCGGTTCGGCTTGGGTAATGGCATCGAGTGCATATTCTAAGTTGTTAATAGCTTTTTGTTCAAGTGCCATTGCTTTATTCAGAAGAGCTATTTTATCTTCGTTTGTTGCAGCTGCTTTGCTGTTTAGTCGTACTTGCTGAGCTTCGTTGTAATAAAAGTCGGCTTCTTTTAAAAATTGTATTGCTATGGTTTTGTTGTCTTCGATAACATTTTCATTGTTAAGGAGTTGAGTAACTTTGTTGTGATATACATCGTGTTTTTGTTGATTGGCTTTTTCGTACATGTTATGTGCTTCAATTAATAACTGAACGGCTTCTTGTTCTTTTTTATCGACATCTTTTAATATTTCTTTCTTTTTGCTATTGGAATAGGTTTTTGATGCTAGCTGTCGTTTTTCTTCAATTTCTTGGTAAAGAGATTTGCCTTGATTGAGTTTGTTTTCAGCTTTTGCAATTTGGGATTGGTATTGAACAATCTGTTTGTTTTCTTCAGGAGTTAATTCTACGCTGATTGTTTCTTTTGTTTTGATGCTATTATTATTTGTATTGCTGGTAGTGGTAGAGTCGTTATTGGTTTGTGTTACTTGTGCTATATTTTGACGAGATGAAACATAGAGATCGATCGCATATTTTTGTTTTTGAATAGCAATTTGATCTATAATATTGGCTTTTTTGTATAGGTTAATTTTATCTTCGGGAGTTTGAACTAAGTTCGCTTGTTGTTTTAGTTGAGATGATTTCTCTTTAAGTGCTTCTATTTCTTTTTCAACAAGAATAGCTGTTTTTACTTCTGGATTTTCGACATTATAGTTTCTTATGTTGTTAATTATTTGATCGTATATTTGAATTGTATTGTTGTTGCTTTTGTCTATCATGTTGGTATATTCTCTAAAAAGCTGAGATTGTTGGAGTTTCAATTTATTTATGTCATTTTCAGTAGCTTTTTGGTCGGCATTATTGTTTAATGAAGTCTTAATGGTTTCAAGACGTTTTATTTCTTTAGCTATTTCAAAAAGTTTTGATTCTTTTTGTTTTAGTTCGTTTTGTATATTTACTGCATTAGCTAATTGTTGTTTTTGAGCTAATGTGAAATTTATTTCGTATTTATTTTCGTATTTACTTGCTTGCAATATAAGTTCTTCGTTTGAATAGTTCATGGCGGTGTCAACTTTGTTGGCTAGTGCTTTTTTGTATTCGGCAATTTTTTGTTGCGATTGATTTAACGCATTTTTATTTGATTGAAGTTCTTCAGTTAAATAACTTTTTTGTTGTTCTAGTAATTGCTTTTCTTTTTTATCTCGAGTTTTATT
It includes:
- a CDS encoding co-chaperone GroES — protein: KPQRGKVLAVGTGTKDEEMKVKVGDIVLYGKYAGTEINIQNDKYLIMRQSDILAIIEE
- the groL gene encoding chaperonin GroEL (60 kDa chaperone family; promotes refolding of misfolded polypeptides especially under stressful conditions; forms two stacked rings of heptamers to form a barrel-shaped 14mer; ends can be capped by GroES; misfolded proteins enter the barrel where they are refolded when GroES binds) yields the protein MAKEILYSIESRESLKKGIDKLANAVKVTLGPRGRNVVIEKKFGAPQVTKDGVTVAKEIELKDPFENMGAQLLREVASKTSDNAGDGTTTATVLAQAIINIGIKNVTAGANPMELKRGIDKAVASVIASLKKMSKEVGDDYNKIEQVARVSANNDAEIGKLIAEAMKKVSKEGVITVEEAKGIETTVEVVEGMQFDRGYISPYFVTNTEKMEAVYDNPYILIHDKKISNMKEFLPILEATVQTGRPLVIIAEDVEGEALATLVLNKLRGSIRVIAVKAPGFGDRRKEMLEDIAILTGGTVVTEERGFKLENTTLDMLGTAEKVIVDKENTTIVNGSGKKDDIKARIQQIKAQIQNTTSQYDKEKLQERLAKLSGGVAVLYIGAATEVEMKEKKDRVDDALHATRAAVEEGIVPGGGVAYIRAINDLEKLKGETEDEQTGIDIIKRALEEPLRQIAANAGLEGSVIVNKVKEGKDDFGYNAQAEKFENLLTAGVIDPTKVSRIALENAASVASIFLTTECAISEIKEEKPAMPAAPDMGGMY
- a CDS encoding four helix bundle protein codes for the protein MFDFEKLDVYQVVKEQNNKVLTFLKNNNQIDPLLAEHWKKASLNSVINLAEGTGRKNTNEKKDFLTAARGNIFESTTILQICKDLGHIDENTYNEYYEGYEKASKMLLGMFRSYNKREQSYQNAEYQNQEENFNI
- the floA gene encoding flotillin-like protein FloA (flotillin-like protein involved in membrane lipid rafts), which translates into the protein MFEGSALILFLSAIGLIVLWILLYFVPIGLWFSALVSGVHISLLQLILMRWRKVPPRVIVNAMIEGTKAGLVLNRNELEAHYLAGGRVAQVVHALVSAGKANIDLNFKMATAIDLAGRDVFEAVQMSVNPKVINTPPIAAVAKDGIQLIVKARVTVRANIKQLVGGAGEETVIARVGEGIVTSIGSAESHKAVLENPDSISKVVLAKGLDSGTAFEILSIDIADIDIGKNIGAQLMMDQAEADKNIAQAKAEERRAMAVALEQEMKAKAQEARAKVIEAEAQIPMAIAEAFRNGNLGIMDYYRIKNIQADTNMRDSLSKGNNIDSK
- a CDS encoding NfeD family protein, whose translation is MLGIISALILIGIVLIILEVLVIPGTTVVGFLGFTLMVVGVYLSYSKINTTTGHYTLGISLVAFIIILIISLRPKTWKRAMLNTSIDSTVNFLGEDKSKYIGKECITITRLNPFGKVNFENEYYEAKSYNNIIEPNTIVEIINVEGNTLIVKPK
- a CDS encoding ATP-dependent Clp protease adaptor ClpS; translation: MRTSPKKQSTIYESTQHNHHYLILHNDSINTFEFIIETLVDLCHHDPYQASQCALIAHYKGKCEIKKGDLNDLKKLAQSFKEKGIIVSIE
- a CDS encoding PD40 domain-containing protein, encoding MRVDKKLFLIILILHWFLIGGLVHAQTNDDKITEQKAFQYFQEKNYSEALPLFSQLLSLYPKDDRYNLHYAACLIETNQLIEKAIKYLQFADSKSNDPIIKYYLGRAYHLNYHFKEAIENYNAFQQLATSKLVKELQVEKLIEMCQNGLDLIKFISDLTVVDNRRIKSENYFYSYDLKEFDGKLVIKPKELKSSIDKKEEPVNMVIFLPNKSNVVYYGSYGNNKNNGRDIYRIERLPDGKWSKPENIGNIINTPYDEDYPFLHSDGKTLYFSSKGHNSMGGYDIFKSEFDSTAMTWTKPINLDFPINTPYDDYLYITDKDNFYAYFTSNRETRDNNITVYKIIVDKNPIKREFKDIEEIINVARLETSSIAAIKKAEESKQKNKSNEQNIIFASNENNNNNITISPYNFKPISYSPNLTSQEVANNLKADNEKILKNANEIKRQSQLAYIKAKETNEKANQKRKEAYEKNAKIKTITDPVEAEQAKQEVYQLINDAEELERQAITAYNVAQNFEQIANEMEKDVAKSQNFINAIEKQGTVDEAIVDAANKNKERLELSQNKYSSLQKAYEERKTLQKNKENELATYEQLLNNTSDSITLIDEQIKQIETKMANSNSETEKNYLSLQLDELNKRNDFLDAKQVEIAELIEKTKIDIENLNSENQFLNEFAQQVSTDNRSYEELSKENITKDQLKKDIFDKELSADIAVAQTVKEKVGQKNKNNTNTKNNNSLTPKNNKSFNNITPNTNTTNTVSNNINQPILQNNTINTSETNQNNPYVIKGVNPLIPNSTITNSATVENIEKEQFNVQYYTNIVNEQQKKLEIINNAINKTRDKKEKQLLEQQKSYLTEELQSNKNALNQSQQKIAEYKKALANKVDTAMNYSNEELILQASKYENKYEINFTLAQKQQLANAVNIQNELKQKESKLFEIAKEIKRLETIKTSLNNNADQKATENDINKLKLQQSQLFREYTNMIDKSNNNTIQIYDQIINNIRNYNVENPEVKTAILVEKEIEALKEKSSQLKQQANLVQTPEDKINLYKKANIIDQIAIQKQKYAIDLYVSSRQNIAQVTQTNNDSTTTSNTNNNSIKTKETISVELTPEENKQIVQYQSQIAKAENKLNQGKSLYQEIEEKRQLASKTYSNSKKKEILKDVDKKEQEAVQLLIEAHNMYEKANQQKHDVYHNKVTQLLNNENVIEDNKTIAIQFLKEADFYYNEAQQVRLNSKAAATNEDKIALLNKAMALEQKAINNLEYALDAITQAEPVEFVATNNLTKIDKLEALDNPVNVDEVIRIKTERVIANLNLSEIEKQALDDAIAKHQTINQLITEAEKYESKLNLAKEMAQHSTNKSEKKKAEKSIPKLEKEYFSRKFTAAELTENVNDAYYKLYESKFTEIRPKDKSEETKQGKQLEKNANKLYIQAKQLREKSFITENPYIAYNYLLQADSLEKSAIEQQEKAFGLYLKLKPLEEEIKEYAEKHPKKQSINELIVIKTPANVTPITKDELAQIEQENAKKNKTQNTNDNAPQNLNINNENNNEKNEILAQNPTNNQQDNPPQNQNINNENNNEKNEILAQNPTNNQQDNPPQNQNINNENNNEKNEILAQNPTNNQQDNPPQNLNINNENNNEKNEILAQNPTNNQQDNPAQNQNINNENNTDKNKILTENLNNKNEEILHPEDNEINTNTSTTKTNQATINKNASIVPTNITTPMGFSFMPTSPYNEANPIPINPPLPQGLVFKVQIGAFNTPVKPNAFTGLSPVSAEKLEGSKYYRYFVGMFYSEAAAIMVRDYVRPMGYKDAFVVAFYNGKRISLFEARQIIKQSSSSEYEQIVQNEAEKIKMVTSVAPNIAAINAPNNLQNKNVNAQPVLGTLVNNTQELFYTVQIGVYKTPVTHASLKNLTPLYEDHAYNFIRYLVGKFNNRKDAENEKNKIVALGITDAFVSAYYKGQKITLAEAANIEAMNPNAVIQQSDVINTLPTTQNTYEPVNVNNVANININNLFYRVQIGSFKEKVPFDIAAKFVQISSQYGIDQQLEDGATIYYAGKFKTYNEALQCKNNLLNQGFSDAFIIATDGKQRISVKQAKELLNQ